Proteins from a single region of Bartonella sp. M0283:
- the guaA gene encoding glutamine-hydrolyzing GMP synthase has product MSTIHPDTILIIDFGSQVTQLIARRVREAGVYSEIVPFQSAADAFKRIKPKAVILSGSPHSTVDIGSPRAPQEIFNAGIPVLGICYGEQTMCAQLGGKVEAGHEREFGRADLTVEEDSALFQGIWKKGTHHQVWMSHGDRVTALPEGFKVIGTSKGAPFAAISDEKRHFYAVQFHPEVVHTLDGARLLQNFVHNIAGIKGDWSMKAYREQAISAIRRQVGKGRVICGLSGGVDSSVAAVLIHEAIGNQLTCIFVDHGLMRKNEAEEVVSMFRETYNIPLVHVDASDLFINALEGVSDPEKKRKIIGRLFIEVFEKEAKKLGGAEFLAQGTLYPDVIESVSFSGGPSVTIKSHHNVGGLPERMNMKLVEPLRELFKDEVRALGRELGLPEKFIGRHPFPGPGLAIRCPGGVTREKLNILREADAVYLDEIRKAGLYDKIWQAFAVLLPVQTVGVMGDGRTYEYVCALRAVTSVDGMTADFYRYDMDFLAQAANRIINEVRGINRVVYDITSKPPGTIEWE; this is encoded by the coding sequence ATGAGCACGATACATCCTGACACAATTCTGATTATAGATTTCGGTTCGCAAGTAACCCAGCTTATTGCACGCCGTGTGCGTGAAGCCGGTGTCTATTCGGAAATCGTACCGTTCCAGTCTGCCGCAGACGCTTTCAAGCGTATCAAGCCGAAAGCGGTTATTCTTTCCGGATCTCCCCATTCAACCGTTGATATAGGGTCTCCGAGAGCACCGCAAGAGATATTCAATGCGGGAATTCCTGTTCTTGGTATCTGTTATGGCGAACAGACAATGTGCGCGCAACTTGGCGGCAAAGTTGAAGCAGGGCATGAACGCGAGTTCGGGCGCGCAGATCTCACCGTTGAAGAAGATAGTGCTCTCTTTCAAGGCATATGGAAAAAAGGAACCCATCATCAGGTCTGGATGAGCCATGGTGACAGGGTTACCGCTTTGCCGGAAGGCTTCAAAGTTATCGGCACCTCGAAAGGTGCGCCCTTTGCCGCGATTTCTGATGAAAAACGCCACTTTTATGCCGTGCAATTCCATCCGGAAGTTGTTCATACTTTGGATGGCGCCCGTCTTTTGCAGAATTTCGTCCACAATATAGCCGGTATCAAAGGCGACTGGTCGATGAAAGCCTATCGCGAACAGGCCATTTCTGCCATTCGCCGGCAGGTGGGTAAGGGGCGCGTTATCTGCGGCCTTTCAGGCGGGGTTGATTCGTCTGTTGCGGCGGTGCTTATTCATGAAGCCATCGGCAATCAGTTGACATGCATTTTTGTTGATCATGGTTTGATGCGCAAAAATGAAGCCGAAGAGGTCGTCTCGATGTTTCGCGAGACCTATAATATTCCGCTTGTTCATGTTGACGCATCCGATCTTTTTATCAATGCGCTTGAAGGGGTGAGTGACCCTGAAAAGAAGCGCAAGATTATCGGCCGCCTGTTTATCGAAGTTTTTGAAAAAGAAGCCAAAAAGCTTGGTGGTGCAGAATTTCTGGCACAGGGTACGCTTTATCCGGATGTGATCGAAAGCGTGTCATTCTCAGGTGGTCCCTCGGTTACCATCAAAAGCCATCACAATGTTGGCGGTTTGCCGGAACGCATGAATATGAAACTGGTCGAACCGCTGCGCGAACTTTTCAAAGATGAAGTTCGCGCTCTGGGGCGTGAGCTCGGTTTGCCGGAAAAGTTTATCGGCCGTCATCCTTTCCCCGGTCCCGGCCTTGCTATTCGTTGCCCTGGAGGGGTGACGAGAGAGAAACTTAATATTTTGCGTGAGGCGGATGCGGTTTATCTTGATGAAATTCGCAAAGCCGGCCTTTATGATAAAATCTGGCAAGCTTTTGCTGTTCTCCTTCCGGTACAAACGGTGGGTGTCATGGGTGACGGGCGAACATATGAATATGTTTGCGCGTTAAGAGCGGTGACTTCCGTCGACGGAATGACAGCCGACTTTTATCGTTACGATATGGATTTTCTGGCACAAGCTGCTAACCGCATTATTAACGAAGTGCGCGGTATCAATCGCGTCGTCTACGATATTACGTCGAAACCACCGGGAACAATCGAGTGGGAATAA
- the yegQ gene encoding tRNA 5-hydroxyuridine modification protein YegQ → MSKLHKTELLSPAGTLKSMRYAFAYGADAVYAGQPRYSLRVRNNEFNHEENLKIGIDEAHSEGKKFYVVVNIAPHNSKLKSFVSELKPVIDMNPDALIMSDPGLIMMVRENFPDVDIHLSVQSNAVNWATVKFWKSMGLTRVILSRELSLKEIEEIRENVPDIELEVFVHGALCMAYSGRCLLSGYINHRDANQGTCTNACRWKYGVEEGVENELGEIVKVEETVGGEIQPDLGEGPTTDKVFVLHEANRPEAEMTAFEDEHGTYIMNSKDLRAVQYVEKLINIGVNSLKIEGRTKSHYYVARTAQVYRKAIDDALAGRPFDDNLMVVLESLAHRGYTEGFLQRHKHKEYQNYATGSSLPGRQQFVGEFSGKRVNGLAEVTVKNRFELNDKVEMMTPDGNINFTIKSLKNKKNEDITVAPGDGHIVYIPIPEDVQLNYALLMRYVSA, encoded by the coding sequence ATGTCAAAACTTCATAAAACCGAATTGTTAAGTCCTGCGGGCACATTGAAATCTATGCGTTACGCTTTTGCCTATGGTGCGGATGCGGTTTATGCAGGCCAGCCCCGTTATAGCTTGCGAGTGCGCAATAATGAATTCAATCATGAAGAAAATTTGAAGATCGGCATTGACGAAGCCCATTCTGAGGGCAAAAAATTCTATGTTGTCGTCAACATTGCCCCCCACAACAGCAAGCTTAAAAGTTTTGTGAGCGAGTTAAAACCGGTTATCGACATGAATCCCGATGCTCTCATCATGTCCGATCCGGGACTGATTATGATGGTGCGGGAAAATTTTCCCGATGTCGATATTCACCTTTCGGTACAATCGAATGCTGTGAATTGGGCAACGGTCAAGTTCTGGAAAAGCATGGGATTGACACGCGTCATTCTCTCAAGGGAATTGTCACTGAAAGAAATTGAAGAAATCCGTGAAAATGTTCCCGACATCGAGTTGGAAGTCTTTGTTCATGGTGCATTATGCATGGCCTATTCAGGACGTTGTCTTCTCTCTGGCTATATCAACCACCGCGATGCCAATCAGGGAACGTGCACGAATGCCTGTCGCTGGAAATATGGTGTTGAGGAAGGCGTCGAGAATGAACTTGGCGAAATTGTCAAAGTTGAAGAGACAGTAGGCGGAGAAATTCAGCCCGACCTTGGCGAAGGGCCAACCACCGACAAAGTATTTGTGCTTCATGAAGCAAATCGGCCGGAAGCCGAAATGACCGCGTTTGAAGACGAACATGGTACATATATCATGAATTCGAAAGACCTTCGCGCTGTCCAATATGTCGAAAAGCTGATCAACATCGGTGTCAATTCGTTAAAAATCGAAGGGCGCACGAAATCGCATTATTATGTTGCTCGCACTGCACAGGTTTATCGCAAGGCGATTGATGATGCTCTGGCCGGCCGCCCCTTTGACGACAATTTGATGGTGGTTCTGGAATCCCTTGCCCACCGCGGTTATACCGAAGGCTTTTTGCAGCGCCATAAACATAAAGAATACCAGAATTATGCTACCGGCTCATCGCTTCCCGGCCGCCAGCAATTTGTTGGCGAATTTAGCGGAAAACGCGTGAACGGACTTGCGGAAGTCACTGTTAAAAACCGCTTTGAATTGAATGACAAAGTGGAAATGATGACGCCGGATGGCAATATCAATTTTACGATAAAATCACTGAAAAATAAAAAGAACGAAGACATTACTGTAGCACCCGGTGACGGGCATATTGTCTACATTCCCATCCCTGAAGATGTTCAATTGAATTATGCTTTATTGATGCGGTATGTTTCAGCATAA
- a CDS encoding autotransporter outer membrane beta-barrel domain-containing protein: MIRFHTRKKKYAPFSYKAIIFCGATSFSFCFSTFPLYATSVCNVGSDWSGGEAAIDNTCIVTSETFNPQTSDHYVGAALVSGAGNKLDIKGDLSSLAQGKRGVSEELHRLGDLDSSTNGKTHLSMGAKNEITTITDAGGQVSTVNVYPDHSFEVSDWGDAKYLTPEQVDDNQYISAGFGKAENGGELTVNLEDFRGNGFLDPKKTVYLALKNSNLTWADGEGSVVNWASKNSFESRAFTLNKNAIVREISVPVFPHSFTGYDGTTRVIKNVEELKAYNRELVNALQDQRFPNLKTQQAYDNAFAAAQPEFKSLPITSLGSTIPEHDKIFEDQGNTRAMYASNGGKIVVTSTGQIDVSFDPSEKSGALVAEGGSEVLIEKGGIVSARGNSAVILGSNRDPNDDNSPHTTGNNFGVINSGFRESVVRDTNVNNSQNDKEFYSGSAVEAFFGGTFHNEGIINVAVSRSNEQSVAYSNGIYLHSVAIATNDGIINVGVNNDGLPGKVAGVAIDSLYSSFTNNSSGTIYIGRAAQYSNTDIVSDTTNANNTQFYGIMASSNATATNNGSIIIGKNMQNAAAMAADIPIKAEDYHALKLVNNGTIEINGAAAPTAGSAAARNYGMKVINNGTIAKNGDDIVNNVINNGTIKLNGINGVGVYVLSTNVQQTGIDDATATLTSTSHVVVSSSAQTDKLIRNYGVWVEGHPDATHRARAFIDGTIDLTGDGAVGVYVRDGGYASVTENANPTFVTGKRQIAFYVYGAGSEIENSAQNMEVKAEQSNLFRMDGGASFYGHGENLTASGEDSVIIEGSGADINGRQTTIETRDAHLTVNKKGATAVFINGGAIGQISAEDQLERKIYLTGEGAIGGIVDGRYHMIDSSYSNEEYSSTKLTNYADITTNAKNVTGFITRNSALLVNRGTIDMTNGINATGIHVIEGGRLENYENISVANGIGLHIEGLAGRDTQANIVNTGKITVNDGIAGIYLEKNAFVNASGNQGEINVFGSAHGVLLNSDAKGIILGGDKITVGTGTGNGVENNIISTDPDFAAPIAFKGSVINVGGSGSGIRTAVGLVTGYVDENETLRASTVTINVAANGVGYDFRNAQLNDAILNSNAIIGSGYTINVTGNATGIRTNTTGIVKNYATVTMDNNATGSGWLAGTSSSSENAGTIQSDTENALLVNLTNRSSNSPDGTKFTNSGRLLAKADDVLAVKGSQNGDTLVFTNPLSEVRGLVQAGDGKDNLIWSGGIWSGGFDMGGGDGDQATIANIADTGRFKHALAGNGNDKELTLSRSIIKGGSFAVDDLARGVNFGDNWRKIKLADGAKLTLTDDIKSRDNLDFLIENNSVLAINHNDYQGNNSAPTIFSESALRASSKVILTNGGIIDMGDTTNDNITDKLIVKGDYVGNNGGIRLNSDLNGDGAASDRLVIDGGTASGKTKLYIDDLIFGRLSKKTAYEGIKVVDAINGATTGEDSFVIGSGWGRGYQRDDGVMAVAGSDTAYAYLLKRGPAKKSGNRDVYGDDEFVYDWYLRSPEDTSTPDGGNNGTGTGTGTGGGDTGGETLPTKPYYGPSVPLYEAYPQVLTSLNRLSTLQQRVGNRFWTDGTDNTVNEVHLSDQASKLIEHSGFWGRMEGSTGKVTPSHSPTDEHYDLDLWRMQSGIDGALVENANGILIGSLSGHFGRAEASVRSDDGHGKVEADGYGIGAAATWYGFNGSYVDLQSQATWYETDFNSKNFTRSDTKNENGFGYALSAEAGHRLKLTETWDITPQIQLSYSSIDFDSFRDGLSTKVSLKDGDSLEGRAGLAFSRDKTWISDSGDRRRALLYGIGNLYYEFLDGTKVDVSGTSFRNENEDFQAGLGLGGSYNWNNDNWSLYGETNIRGAFKNVSDNYSFGGTVGLRIKF; the protein is encoded by the coding sequence AACATTCAATCCGCAAACAAGTGATCATTATGTAGGTGCAGCGCTGGTTTCCGGAGCAGGAAACAAACTTGACATCAAAGGCGATCTCTCCTCGCTTGCACAGGGAAAACGCGGCGTAAGTGAAGAATTGCACCGACTTGGAGATCTTGATAGCAGTACAAATGGCAAAACCCATCTTTCAATGGGAGCCAAGAATGAAATCACGACGATAACTGATGCTGGAGGACAAGTTTCTACAGTAAATGTTTATCCGGACCACTCTTTCGAAGTTTCCGACTGGGGAGATGCCAAATATCTGACGCCTGAACAAGTTGATGATAATCAATATATTAGCGCGGGTTTTGGTAAAGCTGAAAATGGCGGAGAGTTAACCGTTAATCTGGAGGATTTTAGAGGAAACGGTTTTTTGGACCCCAAAAAAACCGTTTATCTCGCTCTTAAGAATTCGAATTTGACATGGGCAGATGGAGAAGGCAGTGTCGTAAACTGGGCATCGAAAAATTCTTTTGAATCCCGCGCCTTTACTTTGAACAAAAATGCCATTGTCCGTGAAATTTCAGTTCCTGTTTTTCCTCATTCATTTACCGGATATGATGGAACAACCCGTGTAATTAAAAATGTCGAAGAGCTAAAAGCCTACAATCGGGAACTCGTCAATGCTTTACAAGATCAGAGGTTTCCTAACCTGAAAACCCAACAGGCTTACGATAATGCATTCGCTGCTGCACAACCGGAATTCAAATCGTTACCTATAACAAGTCTCGGATCCACAATACCTGAACATGATAAAATTTTCGAAGACCAAGGCAATACCCGTGCTATGTATGCGAGTAACGGGGGGAAAATTGTTGTTACTTCGACAGGTCAAATTGATGTTAGCTTTGACCCGTCAGAGAAGTCGGGAGCACTCGTCGCAGAAGGCGGGAGTGAAGTATTAATCGAAAAAGGAGGAATTGTTTCGGCTCGCGGAAATTCTGCTGTTATTCTGGGTTCAAACCGCGACCCTAACGACGATAACAGCCCTCATACGACTGGCAACAATTTCGGTGTCATCAATTCCGGATTTCGCGAATCGGTTGTGCGGGACACAAACGTCAACAATAGTCAAAATGACAAAGAATTTTATTCCGGTTCGGCTGTAGAGGCATTCTTTGGTGGCACATTTCATAATGAAGGGATAATAAATGTTGCTGTCAGCCGTTCGAATGAACAATCAGTCGCATATAGCAACGGGATTTATCTTCATAGCGTCGCCATAGCAACGAATGATGGAATTATCAATGTTGGCGTTAACAATGACGGCCTGCCAGGAAAAGTTGCCGGAGTTGCCATAGACTCGCTTTATTCAAGTTTCACCAACAATTCTTCGGGAACTATTTATATCGGCAGGGCCGCCCAATATAGCAATACCGATATTGTGAGTGATACAACGAACGCCAATAATACCCAATTTTACGGCATTATGGCTTCAAGTAATGCGACAGCGACAAATAATGGCTCCATCATTATCGGTAAAAACATGCAAAACGCAGCCGCTATGGCTGCCGATATCCCGATTAAAGCTGAAGACTATCACGCTCTCAAACTGGTCAATAATGGTACGATAGAGATAAACGGCGCAGCAGCCCCGACAGCTGGCAGCGCTGCGGCACGCAACTACGGGATGAAGGTTATTAACAACGGTACAATCGCAAAAAACGGCGATGATATTGTCAATAATGTCATTAATAACGGAACGATTAAACTGAACGGGATTAATGGTGTTGGCGTTTACGTTCTTTCAACAAATGTGCAACAAACAGGTATTGATGATGCAACCGCAACATTGACCAGCACCAGTCATGTGGTTGTTTCGAGCTCCGCACAAACTGACAAATTGATACGCAATTACGGTGTATGGGTGGAAGGTCATCCTGACGCGACGCACCGTGCAAGAGCTTTTATTGACGGTACCATCGACCTCACCGGAGACGGTGCTGTAGGGGTCTACGTTCGTGACGGCGGTTATGCAAGCGTAACAGAAAATGCCAATCCGACTTTTGTGACGGGTAAGCGACAAATCGCGTTTTATGTCTATGGAGCAGGAAGCGAGATTGAAAATAGCGCTCAGAATATGGAAGTCAAAGCGGAACAATCCAATCTATTCCGGATGGATGGAGGTGCCAGCTTTTATGGACATGGCGAGAATTTGACGGCATCCGGAGAAGATAGCGTCATTATTGAAGGTTCCGGCGCCGATATCAATGGGCGCCAAACAACGATCGAAACCAGAGATGCTCATCTTACCGTTAATAAGAAGGGAGCTACTGCTGTTTTTATTAATGGTGGTGCCATAGGCCAAATCAGTGCTGAAGATCAACTTGAACGTAAAATTTATCTTACCGGAGAGGGAGCAATTGGCGGCATTGTGGACGGCCGTTACCATATGATCGATTCGAGCTATAGCAATGAAGAATATAGTTCAACCAAACTCACCAATTATGCAGATATCACAACCAACGCCAAAAACGTAACCGGTTTCATCACACGCAACAGTGCCCTTCTGGTCAATCGCGGCACCATTGACATGACAAACGGCATTAATGCGACCGGAATCCATGTGATTGAAGGTGGGCGTCTGGAAAATTATGAAAATATTAGCGTCGCCAATGGAATCGGACTCCATATTGAAGGATTGGCTGGCAGAGACACGCAGGCGAACATTGTTAACACCGGCAAGATAACTGTCAATGACGGAATTGCCGGTATTTACCTTGAGAAAAACGCTTTCGTGAATGCTTCCGGAAATCAAGGGGAAATCAATGTCTTCGGAAGCGCTCACGGCGTTTTGTTAAATTCGGATGCTAAAGGGATAATATTAGGCGGTGACAAGATCACGGTTGGAACCGGCACGGGGAACGGGGTTGAAAATAATATTATTTCGACAGATCCAGATTTTGCGGCACCTATAGCGTTCAAAGGCTCCGTTATCAATGTGGGAGGGAGCGGCTCCGGTATACGCACAGCAGTCGGTCTTGTAACAGGTTATGTTGATGAAAATGAAACATTACGTGCTTCCACGGTGACAATCAATGTTGCAGCCAATGGTGTTGGCTATGATTTCCGCAATGCACAATTGAATGATGCGATTTTAAATTCCAATGCCATTATAGGGTCTGGCTACACAATCAATGTCACAGGGAATGCAACCGGTATACGCACCAATACAACAGGGATTGTAAAAAACTATGCAACTGTGACGATGGATAACAATGCCACCGGCTCCGGCTGGTTAGCAGGAACCTCTTCATCATCTGAAAATGCCGGAACAATTCAATCCGACACGGAAAATGCCCTCTTGGTCAATTTAACGAACAGGTCATCAAATTCGCCTGACGGAACCAAATTTACCAATAGCGGGCGTTTACTTGCAAAAGCCGATGACGTGCTGGCCGTCAAAGGCAGTCAAAATGGCGATACACTTGTTTTTACAAACCCTTTGTCCGAGGTGCGGGGGCTTGTACAGGCTGGCGATGGAAAAGATAATCTCATATGGTCGGGCGGCATTTGGTCTGGCGGATTCGATATGGGCGGAGGTGATGGTGATCAGGCGACCATTGCTAATATTGCTGATACCGGCAGGTTCAAACACGCATTGGCCGGCAATGGAAACGATAAAGAACTTACCCTCTCCCGTAGTATTATTAAAGGTGGTTCATTTGCTGTCGATGACCTCGCACGCGGTGTCAACTTCGGTGATAATTGGAGGAAAATAAAACTTGCCGATGGCGCAAAACTTACATTAACCGATGATATAAAAAGTAGAGATAATCTTGATTTTCTCATTGAGAACAATAGCGTATTGGCTATCAACCACAATGATTATCAAGGAAATAACTCTGCTCCCACCATCTTTAGCGAAAGCGCGTTAAGAGCTTCCTCGAAGGTCATTCTTACCAATGGCGGTATAATCGATATGGGAGATACGACCAATGACAATATTACAGACAAGCTGATCGTCAAAGGTGATTATGTCGGAAACAATGGTGGAATTCGCCTTAACAGCGATCTTAATGGCGACGGCGCCGCTTCTGACCGGCTTGTTATTGACGGCGGAACCGCCTCTGGAAAGACAAAACTTTATATCGATGATTTAATATTCGGTAGGTTAAGTAAAAAAACCGCATATGAAGGCATAAAAGTCGTTGATGCAATAAATGGCGCAACAACCGGAGAAGACAGCTTTGTTATCGGTAGCGGCTGGGGACGTGGATATCAACGTGATGACGGCGTCATGGCTGTTGCCGGTTCCGACACTGCTTATGCCTATTTGCTCAAGCGTGGACCGGCAAAAAAATCCGGTAACCGCGATGTTTATGGGGACGATGAATTCGTCTATGACTGGTATCTTCGTTCGCCGGAAGATACCTCCACTCCGGATGGAGGAAATAATGGCACTGGCACTGGCACAGGCACCGGCGGTGGTGATACTGGTGGGGAAACCTTGCCTACGAAACCTTATTACGGCCCGTCAGTCCCGCTTTATGAAGCTTATCCTCAAGTACTCACAAGTCTCAATCGTTTGTCTACCTTACAGCAACGAGTTGGTAACCGCTTTTGGACGGATGGAACCGATAATACGGTAAATGAAGTTCATCTTTCCGATCAAGCCTCGAAGCTTATTGAACACAGCGGTTTTTGGGGACGCATGGAAGGGAGCACAGGCAAAGTAACCCCCTCACATTCGCCGACAGATGAACATTATGATCTTGATCTATGGCGCATGCAAAGCGGCATTGATGGTGCACTCGTCGAAAATGCCAACGGAATCCTGATTGGATCTTTGAGCGGTCATTTCGGTCGTGCGGAAGCCTCTGTGCGCTCCGATGACGGGCATGGCAAAGTCGAGGCGGACGGATATGGTATAGGGGCTGCAGCTACATGGTATGGTTTCAATGGCAGCTATGTAGATTTACAATCGCAAGCCACCTGGTATGAAACCGATTTCAATTCCAAGAATTTTACCCGTTCGGATACAAAAAACGAAAATGGTTTTGGCTACGCTCTTTCGGCAGAGGCCGGTCATCGGTTAAAATTGACAGAAACATGGGATATAACACCGCAAATCCAACTTTCTTATTCGTCAATAGATTTCGACAGTTTTCGTGATGGCTTAAGCACAAAAGTATCTCTGAAAGACGGTGACAGTCTGGAAGGCCGTGCCGGCCTCGCTTTCAGCAGAGATAAAACGTGGATATCCGATAGCGGAGACCGGCGTCGCGCACTCCTATATGGCATAGGCAATCTTTATTACGAGTTTCTTGATGGAACGAAAGTGGATGTTTCCGGCACTTCGTTCCGGAATGAAAATGAAGATTTTCAGGCCGGACTTGGATTGGGTGGCAGTTATAATTGGAATAATGATAATTGGTCACTCTATGGCGAAACAAATATACGCGGTGCTTTCAAAAATGTCAGCGATAATTACAGCTTTGGTGGCACAGTAGGTTTAAGAATTAAATTCTGA
- a CDS encoding 5'-methylthioadenosine/S-adenosylhomocysteine nucleosidase (Enables the cleavage of the glycosidic bond in both 5'-methylthioadenosine and S-adenosylhomocysteine), whose amino-acid sequence MWGGKSVLFLMATELEYGEHLKKLIKPHIIGVGPIEAAINTTKILSAMKNENRLPDLVVSLGSSGSQKLEQTEVYQVSSVSWRDMDATVLGVEKGVTPFVDLPATVKMPTLIPDFPSANLSTGGNVVSGDGYKNIKTDMVDMETYAVLRSCQTFNVPLFGLRGISDGQKELEHAMDWRQYLHIVDEKLANALKLLDKVLEQPEK is encoded by the coding sequence ATGTGGGGTGGAAAATCGGTTCTTTTTCTGATGGCAACCGAACTGGAATATGGCGAGCACCTCAAAAAGCTCATTAAACCGCACATTATTGGCGTGGGGCCGATCGAGGCCGCGATCAATACGACAAAAATTTTAAGTGCTATGAAAAACGAGAACCGCTTGCCCGATCTTGTTGTCTCGCTCGGTTCGAGTGGCTCACAAAAGCTTGAACAAACAGAAGTTTATCAGGTGTCATCTGTGAGCTGGCGCGATATGGATGCGACGGTACTGGGTGTCGAAAAGGGGGTAACGCCTTTTGTTGATCTGCCCGCAACTGTGAAAATGCCGACATTGATACCCGATTTCCCGTCTGCAAACCTATCGACCGGCGGCAATGTTGTTTCCGGTGATGGCTATAAAAATATAAAAACCGATATGGTTGATATGGAAACTTATGCCGTATTGCGAAGTTGCCAGACATTCAATGTTCCTTTGTTCGGATTGCGGGGTATCTCCGATGGTCAAAAGGAGCTGGAACATGCAATGGATTGGCGCCAATATTTGCATATTGTTGATGAAAAACTGGCAAATGCACTGAAGCTTCTCGATAAGGTGCTGGAACAACCGGAAAAATGA
- a CDS encoding reverse transcriptase domain-containing protein, with protein MKTSLYNEVRSESNMFSAWRHVKESALRSSNHDIQAEAINFETDHQRYLKTIITQLRQKKFKFDPVKGVLKDKRKRQREGKDPRPIAIGSIKNRVVARAILQVLQPRTSALTKNSSTAIQDVRLGKINRINNSRYGVGSLLSPYGGVRPAINLINHAIKNGCEYFYKSDIKAFFTKIPVDTVVNIVRTETNDIDLSELFKKALSVELSNEKELNSYTSLFPHNGIGVAQGSSLSAFAGNVLLYDFDHKINEMNVICVRYIDDILMVSKNESDLLKAFSYAKSQLVNLGFDLYEPDKNNNKAETGKCSNGINFLGCTLQKNRCVPSAQSIKNLKKEVKEIFDISLKHIREYLQKDADLHKFYTKSYVVDKIGKKYYGWVKSFSFCTEKNIFTQLDDFMSENLAQYHYKIERYLTHTSKFKRMIVFGIPSGEYLYEPKK; from the coding sequence ATGAAAACCTCACTTTATAACGAAGTTCGTTCTGAAAGTAATATGTTTTCTGCATGGCGACATGTTAAGGAGAGTGCGCTTCGCTCAAGCAATCATGATATTCAGGCAGAAGCGATCAATTTTGAAACTGACCACCAAAGATATCTAAAGACCATTATCACTCAACTGAGACAAAAAAAATTTAAGTTCGATCCTGTTAAAGGGGTTTTAAAAGATAAACGCAAAAGACAAAGAGAAGGAAAGGATCCGCGCCCGATAGCTATTGGAAGCATCAAAAATAGAGTGGTTGCTCGCGCAATTTTACAAGTTCTCCAACCACGCACCTCGGCGTTGACTAAAAATAGTTCTACAGCGATACAAGATGTCCGATTAGGCAAGATAAACAGAATAAATAATTCTCGTTATGGTGTTGGTAGTTTACTCTCGCCGTATGGTGGTGTCCGCCCTGCAATTAATCTAATAAATCATGCGATTAAAAACGGATGTGAATATTTCTATAAATCAGATATAAAAGCATTTTTCACGAAAATTCCTGTCGATACCGTTGTTAATATCGTAAGAACAGAAACAAATGATATCGATCTATCTGAATTATTCAAAAAAGCACTCAGTGTTGAACTAAGCAACGAAAAAGAATTAAATTCTTACACTTCCCTTTTTCCTCACAATGGGATTGGTGTAGCGCAGGGGTCTTCTTTATCCGCGTTTGCAGGAAATGTTTTATTATATGATTTTGATCATAAAATAAATGAAATGAATGTTATTTGTGTAAGATACATCGACGATATATTAATGGTTTCCAAAAATGAATCTGACCTACTCAAAGCATTTTCATATGCCAAATCACAACTTGTTAATCTTGGATTCGATTTATACGAACCTGACAAAAATAATAATAAAGCCGAAACTGGAAAATGTTCTAACGGCATTAACTTTCTCGGTTGTACATTGCAAAAAAACCGATGTGTTCCTAGTGCTCAATCCATCAAAAACTTAAAAAAAGAAGTAAAAGAAATATTTGATATATCGTTAAAACACATACGTGAATATCTACAAAAGGATGCTGACTTACATAAATTTTATACTAAATCTTATGTCGTGGATAAGATAGGGAAAAAGTATTACGGTTGGGTGAAGTCTTTTAGTTTTTGCACGGAAAAAAACATATTTACTCAATTAGATGATTTTATGAGTGAAAATCTTGCTCAGTATCATTACAAAATAGAACGATATTTGACACACACGTCAAAATTTAAAAGGATGATTGTGTTTGGCATTCCATCCGGTGAATATTTATATGAACCGAAAAAATAA